The Palaemon carinicauda isolate YSFRI2023 chromosome 37, ASM3689809v2, whole genome shotgun sequence genome contains a region encoding:
- the LOC137629833 gene encoding pro-resilin-like, which yields MEGKVLILAAIVALAVAQPPRSYGPSLSQSYGHPNESNGRFPPAHYDFEYEVKDCPSGNDFDHQESRRGDNTDESYFVLIPDGRLQKVTYEVNGDSGFLAEVTFEGEARYPRPQTSTHNGYPTPKSSSYA from the exons ATGGAAGGAAAG GTCTTGATCTTGGCCGCCATTGTAGCACTTGCTGTTGCACAGCCTCCCAGATCCTATGGTCCTTCGCTATCCCAGTCCTACGGACATCCCAATGAATCAAACGGACGTTTC CCTCCAGCTCATTATGACTTCGAGTATGAGGTGAAGGACTGTCCTTCAGGCAATGATTTTGACCACCAGGAATCACGAAGAGGTGACAATACTGATGAATCTTATTTCGTGCTTATTCCTGATGGTCGCCTTCAGAAGGTCACTTATGAGGTCAACGGAGATTCAGGTTTCTTGGCCGAGGTCACTTTTGAAGGAGAAGCTCGCTACCCAAGGCCACAGACCTCCACTCACAATGGATACCCAACGCCCAAGTCCTCCTCTTATGCCTAA
- the LOC137629832 gene encoding pro-resilin-like yields MEGKVLILAAIVALAVAQPPRSYGPPPSQSYGPPNASNGRFPPAYCDYEYEVKDRPSGNDFGHQESRRGDKTDGSYFVLLPDGRLQKVTYEVNGDSCFLAEVTFEGEACYPRPQTSTHNGYPTPKSSSYA; encoded by the exons ATGGAAGGAAAG GTCTTAATCTTGGCCGCCATTGTAGCACTTGCTGTTGCACAGCCTCCCAGATCCTATGGCCCTCCACCATCCCAATCCTACGGACCACCCAATGCATCAAACGGACGTTTT CCTCCAGCTTATTGTGACTACGAGTATGAGGTGAAGGACCGTCCTTCAGGCAATGATTTCGGCCACCAGGAATCGCGAAGGGGTGACAAAACTGATGGATCTTATTTCGTGCTTCTTCCTGATGGTCGCCTTCAGAAGGTCACTTATGAGGTCAACGGAGATTCATGTTTCTTGGCCGAGGTCACTTTTGAAGGAGAAGCTTGCTACCCAAGGCCACAGACCTCCACTCACAATGGATACCCAACGCCCAAGTCCTCCTCTTATGCCTAA